GCGCTTCTCGGTCTGGTACTCGATGTGCGAGATGTTGATGGTGATACCGCGCTGGCGCTCTTCAGGTGCAGAGTCGATAGCAGCGAAATCGCGCTTTTCATTCAGATCAGGGTACTTGTCAGCAAGCACCTTCGAAATGGCAGCGGTCAACGTCGTCTTTCCATGGTCAACGTGACCAATGGTGCCGATGTTGACGTGCGGCTTAGTCCGCTCGAACTTTGCCTTCGCCACGGGTTCCTCCTAGAAAGGTTGAAGACTCAATCTCCAACAGCGCTTCTCGCTGCTGAAACTGATGTAAGTCTACTGGGGGCTGTTTATTTGATGAAATTGCCGTATATCCGCAGCAGCCTGGCGAGGCCGCTCAGTCTGGCTATGCAGCGGGCTTCCGGCCTGGGCCTTGGCCCGCTGCACACAGCTGGTGTTCCGAAGTTGCCCCCGGAACACCAACCAGGGTTTTATTCGCCGCGCGTCTTCTGGATGATCTCGTCGGCTACTGCCTTCGGGACCTCCGCGTAGCTGTTGAACGACATGGAGTACACGGCGCGTCCCTGCGTCTTTGAACGCAGGTCGCCGATGTAGCCGAACATGCCGGACAGCGGTACGTGAGCACGGATGACCTTTACGCCTGCGGCGTCTTCCATGGACTGCATCTGGCCGCGGCGGGAGTTGATGTCACCGATAACTTCACCCATGTATTCCTCAGGGGTGCGGACTTCAACATCCATCAGCGGTTCGAGCAGTACAGGGTTCGCCAGGCGGGCGGCTTCCTTGAAAGCCTGTCGTCCGGCGATCTTGAACGCCATTTCCGAGGAGTCAACATCGTGGTAGGCACCGTCAAGCAGGCTTGCCTTGACACCGACCACGGGGTAACCGGCGAGCACACCTTCGGTGAGCGCGCTCTGGATACCCTGGTCAACGCTGGGGATGTATTCACGGGGAATACGGCCACCGGTGACCTTATTGTCGAACTCGTAGAACACGCCTTCCGACGTGTCCATCGGCTCGATCGCGATCTGGACCTTTGCGAACTGGCCCGAACCACCGGTCTGCTTCTTGTGCGTGTAGTCATGCTTGGCCACAGCGCGCTTGATGGTTTCGCGGTAGGCAACCTGGGGCTTGCCCACGTTTGCCTCGACGCGGAATTCGCGGCGCATGCGGTCAACCAGGATGTCCAGGTGCAGCTCGCCCATACCGGCGATGATCGTCTGGTTGGTGTCTTCGTCGAGGGAGACCTGGAAGGTCGGATCCTCTTCGGAGAGCTTCTGGATGGCCGTGGAGAGCTTCTCCTGGTCACCCTTGGTCTTCGGCTCGATGGCCACGGAAATCACGGGCTCCGGGAAGCTCATGGATTCCAGCACGATCGGGTTCTGAAGGTCGCACAGGGTGTCACCCGTGGTGGTGTCCTTCAGGCCAATCGCAGCGTAGATGTGACCGGTGGTGATCTCTTCGACCGGGTTTTCCTTGTTGGCGTGCATCTGGAAGAGCTTTCCGATGCGCTCCTTCTTCTGCTTGGTCGCATTCATGACCTGGGCGCCGGAAGCAGCGTGACCGGAGTACACGCGGATGTACGTCAGGCGGCCGAAGAACGGGTGCGTGACAACCTTGAACGCCAGGGCCGAGAACGGAGCGTTGGCATCAGCGGCGCGTTCGAGGATGACCTCTTCGTCGCGGATGTCGTGGCCCTTGATGTTCGGGACGTCCAGCGGGTTCGGCAGGTAGGCGACGACGGCGTCAAGCATCGGCTGTACGCCGCGGTTCTTGAACGCGGAACCGCAAAGCACCGGGTAAACCAGCGAGTTGATGGTCAGGTGGCGGATGCCGGCCTTGATTTCCTCGGTGGTGAATTCTTCACCTTCGAGGTACTTGTTCATCAGTTCGTCGCTGGCTTCGGCAACGGTCTCGATGAGCGCGGCGCGGTACTCTTCAGCCTTTTCGGCCAGATCGGCCGGGATGGGCTCGACCTCGTACTTGGCACCCATGGTGACGTCACCCTTGGAGTCGCCGCGCCACGTCAGTGCACGCATCTCGACCAGGTCAACGACGCCTTCAAACTCGCTCTCGGCACCGATGGGCAGCTGGATAACCAGCGGCTTCGCGCCGAGGCGGTTGATGATCGTGTCCACAGTGAAGTAGAAGTCAGCGCCGAGCTTGTCCATCTTGTTGACGAAGCAGATGCGCGGAACGTTGTACTTGTCAGCCTGGCGCCAAACAGTCTCGGACTGCGGCTCCACGCCTTCCTTGCCGTCGAAAACGGCTACAGCGCCGTCGAGCACGCGCAGGGACCGCTCAACCTCGACCGTGAAGTCAACGTGACCCGGGGTGTCGATGATGTTGATCTGGTTGTTGTCCCAGTAGCACGTGGTAGCTGCGGAGGTAATGGTGATACCCCGCTCCTGCTCCTGTGCCATCCAGTCCATGGTGGACGCACCGTCGTGGGTCTCACCAATCTTGTGGTTGACACCGGTGTAGAACAGGATGCGCTCGGTGGTGGTGGTCTTGCCGGCATCAATGTGGGCCATGATGCCGATGTTGCGGACCTTGTTCAGGTCGGTAAGCACGTCAAGTGCCACGGTTTCTCCCTTAGTTGGTTTTTGCCGGTTCGACTGCGTTTATCTGCTTCGGGCCCCGCACCCCGCCGTAAGCGGAATGCAGGGCCTTGAAGGAGTGGCCGCCGTCGGCCTGGCTTATTACCAGCGGTAGTGTGCGAAGGCCTTGTTGGATTCAGCCATCTTGTGGGTGTCTTCGCGGCGCTTGACTGCTGCACCAAGACCGTTGGAAGCATCCAGGATCTCGTTGCGCAGACGCTCGGTCATGGTCTTTTCGCGGCGGGCCTTGGAGTAGCCAACCAGCCAGCGCAGGGCCAGTGCAGTTGCACGGCCCGGCTTGACCTCAACCGGAACCTGGTAGGTGGCGCCGCCGACGCGGCGGGACTTGACCTCAAGGCTGGGCTTGATGTTGTCCATGGCCTTCTTCAGGGCTGCAACGGGGTCTCCCCCGGTCTTCTCCTGAGCGCCTGCGAGTGCACCGTAAACAATGCGCTCAGCGGTGGACTTCTTGCCGTCGACGAGAACCTTGTTGATCAGCTGAGTGACCAGCGGGGAGCCGTAGACGGGATCCAGTACGAGCGGCCGCTTGGGGGCCGGACCCTTGCGGGGCATATTACTTCTTCTCCATCTTCGCGCCGTAACGGCTGCGAGCCTGCTTGCGGTTCTTGACACCCTGGGTGTCGAGTGCGCCGCGAACGATCTTGTAACGAACACCGGGCAGGTCCTTCACACGACCACCGCGAACGAGGACGATGGAGTGTTCCTGCAGGTTGTGACCAACACCGGGGATGTAGGCGGTCACTTCAATGCCACCGTTCAGGCGCACGCGGGCAACCTTACGCAGTGCAGAGTTCGGCTTCTTCGGGGTGGTGGTGTAAACGCGGGTGCAGACACCACGGCGCATCGGGCTGCCCTGGAGGGCAGGAGCCTTGGTCTTGGAGACCTTGGGTGACCGGCCCTTGCGGACCAGCTGCTGAATCGTAGGCACTTTCGTGTTCTCCGTTTTTTCTCGAGATAAGTTCTCTTGGTTGCTCCGCCCCGCTGTCAGCTGTTGGAACAGCCGAGGCGACGCGCTTTAAGTCGTCGTTTCCGCAATGCCCCGAGAAGCTCCGATAGTCTCGCCGAAAGCGACCGTAGGCGTGCAAAAGTGTGGCATTCGTTGCACAGGAACCCTGCAACCCGGAAACAGGCCCGCTACGATAAGCGTCCTTCATCCACTGCCACACAAACAATTGATTATTAGTCTAACAGACTTAAGCTTCCCCGCCTGACGATGCGGCAAGAATCACATCCTGAGGCTAGCTCCCGGCAACCAGCGCGGCGGTAATCTTCGCCGCAGTCTGCTGCAGGTGCGGCAAGACCTCCGCAACAGCTTCCTCCAGAGTACTCCCGCCTGTCCCCAACGAAGCCTGCATGGAGGTATTGATGGCTGCAATCACATCCCCGCCCGGCCCTCGGACCGGGACGGCAACGGAGCGCAGCCCCGCTTCGAGCTCCTGGTCCACGACGGCCCAGCCGGCTTCCCTCACCCTGGTTATCTCTTCCCGGAGGTCCGTGACGGAGGTGAGGGTCCGTTCCGTCAGCGGCCGGGGCTGGACCTGAGCCAGGTACTGCTCCAGCTCCGCGTCCGGCAGGCCGGCCAGCAGGACCCGCCCCATGGAGGTGGCATAGGCGGGGAACCGGGTACCGACGGCGATGCCAACGCGCATCAGCCTCCGGGTATGGATTCGGGCGACGTAGACAATGTCCTGGCCGTCAAGGATGGACGCGGACGTGGACTCCGAGATGGTGCGGGAGAGGTCTTCCAGCAGGGGCTGCGCCAGCTGCGGCAGGGTCTGGCCCGAGAGGTAGGAATATCCCAGGCCCAGCACCTGGGCGGTCAGCTCGAAATTGCGGCCGTCAGTGCGCATGTACCCCAAATCCACGAGGGTCAGCAGGAACCGCCGGGCGGTGGCACGGGTCAGCCCGGTCCGGCGGGAAACCTCGCTCAGGGTCATGCTGACGTGGTCGGCGTCGAAGGACCGAATCACGCTTAGGCCGCGCGCCAGCGACTGGACGTGCTGGCCGCTTGCGGCGGAGGTCTCGCTCATTTCTCCCTCGTGGATAACGGTGCCGGCCTTAGGTGCCGGCCGGATCGCGGATCAGCGGAACATCCATCACGGCGGCCAGCTCCTCGAAGCTGATGCCGTGGGTTTCCCGCACGTGCACGCCGTCCTCCTTCAGCAGGAAGACCGCTTCATTAGTGTAGACGCGGGTCACGCAGCCCACTCCTGTCAGGGGGTAGGTGCACTGGCGGACGAGTTTGCTCAGGCCTTCCCGGGTGAACAGGGACATCATGACGTAGACGTCCTTGGCTCCGGTTGCCAGGTCCATGGCTCCGCCCACGGCTGGAATGGCGTCGGCGGCGCCGGTGTGCCAGTTGGCCAGGTCTCCTGAAGCTGAAACCTGGAAAGCGCCAAGCACGCAGACGTCCAGGTGACCGCCGCGCATGATGGCGAAGGAATCGGCGTGATGGAAGTACGCCGCTCCCGGCAGCTCGGTGACCGGGATCTTTCCGGCGTTGATCAGGTCGCCGTCGATCTGGCTGCCCTGCGCTTGGGGCCCCATTCCCAGCATTCCGTTTTCGGTGTGCAGGGTAATCTTCTGTTCCGGCATCAGGTAGTTCGACACCAGGGTGGGCTGGCCGATCCCGAGGTTGACGTAGGAACCGGGTGCGATGTCCCGCGCCACCAGTTCCGCTAGCTGGAACTTGTCCAGGCGGTCCCCGGTTTCCGTCCCGCCTGCTGTGCCTTCTGCTCTCGTGCCTTCTGCTCTCGTGCCTTCAATTGAAAAGTTCATGCTGCTGCCGGCTCCTTTTCCTCTGCCACGCGCACCAGCGTGTTCACGTAAATACCCGGTGTGACGACGTGCTCCGGATCCAGGTCCCCCGGGTCCACGACGTCGCGGACCTGGACAATGGCGTTCGTCGCCGCGGCGGCCATGACGGGACCGAAGTTGCGGGCGGTCTTGCGGTAGACGAGGTTCCCTGCCCGGTCGGCACGCAGTGCCTTGACCAGCGCAAAGTCCGCCGAGAGCGGGGATTCGAATACGTAGCCCCGGCCGTCGATGATCCGGGTCTCCTTGCCCTCAGCGAGCATCGTTCCGTACCCGGTGGGCGTGAAGAAGCCGCCGATGCCGGCCCCTGCGGCCCGGATCCGCTCGGCAAGGTTGCCCTGCGGCACCAGCTCGAGTTCGATCTCCCCCGCCCGGAACTTCGCGTCGAAGATCTGGGAGTCGGACTGGCGCGGGAAGGAACAGATGATTTTCTTCACCCTGCCGGCGCCAATGAGCGCTGCCAGGCCGTGTTCACCGTTGCCGGCGTTGTTATTCACCACTGTCAGGTCCGAGGCTCCCTGCCGGAGCAGCGCCTCGATCAGTTCCACGGGCTGTCCGGCCTTGCCGAAGCCGCCGATCATGACGGTTGCCCCGTCGGTGATGGACGCAACGGCTTCGTCGACGTCCTGCACGATGTTGAGCACAGTTTCCCCTAGTTCGCGGTGGTTGTTGAGTTTTCGAGCACTACGGCCAGTCCCTGGCCGACGCCGATGCAGATCGCCGCGACGCCCCACCGCTCGCCGGAGGCTTGGAGCCGGCGAGCCAGCGTTCCCAGGATGCGGGTGCCTGAGGCACCGAGCGGGTGTCCGATGGCCACCGCACCTCCCCACGCATTGACGATGTCCGGGTCGATGTCCCAGGCATCGAGGCATGCCAGGGACTGGGCGGCGAAGGCTTCATTGAGCTCGACGGCGCCCACGTCACCCCAGCTGATCCCGGCACGTTTGAGGGCGAGATTAGCGGCTTCGACCGGCGCGTAGCCGAAGTACTGCGGTTCGTTGGCGGCGGCGCCGCGCCCGGCAATGCGGGCCAGCGGGGGCAGCCCGAG
This genomic interval from Arthrobacter sunyaminii contains the following:
- the fusA gene encoding elongation factor G, translated to MALDVLTDLNKVRNIGIMAHIDAGKTTTTERILFYTGVNHKIGETHDGASTMDWMAQEQERGITITSAATTCYWDNNQINIIDTPGHVDFTVEVERSLRVLDGAVAVFDGKEGVEPQSETVWRQADKYNVPRICFVNKMDKLGADFYFTVDTIINRLGAKPLVIQLPIGAESEFEGVVDLVEMRALTWRGDSKGDVTMGAKYEVEPIPADLAEKAEEYRAALIETVAEASDELMNKYLEGEEFTTEEIKAGIRHLTINSLVYPVLCGSAFKNRGVQPMLDAVVAYLPNPLDVPNIKGHDIRDEEVILERAADANAPFSALAFKVVTHPFFGRLTYIRVYSGHAASGAQVMNATKQKKERIGKLFQMHANKENPVEEITTGHIYAAIGLKDTTTGDTLCDLQNPIVLESMSFPEPVISVAIEPKTKGDQEKLSTAIQKLSEEDPTFQVSLDEDTNQTIIAGMGELHLDILVDRMRREFRVEANVGKPQVAYRETIKRAVAKHDYTHKKQTGGSGQFAKVQIAIEPMDTSEGVFYEFDNKVTGGRIPREYIPSVDQGIQSALTEGVLAGYPVVGVKASLLDGAYHDVDSSEMAFKIAGRQAFKEAARLANPVLLEPLMDVEVRTPEEYMGEVIGDINSRRGQMQSMEDAAGVKVIRAHVPLSGMFGYIGDLRSKTQGRAVYSMSFNSYAEVPKAVADEIIQKTRGE
- the rpsG gene encoding 30S ribosomal protein S7, which produces MPRKGPAPKRPLVLDPVYGSPLVTQLINKVLVDGKKSTAERIVYGALAGAQEKTGGDPVAALKKAMDNIKPSLEVKSRRVGGATYQVPVEVKPGRATALALRWLVGYSKARREKTMTERLRNEILDASNGLGAAVKRREDTHKMAESNKAFAHYRW
- the rpsL gene encoding 30S ribosomal protein S12, which translates into the protein MPTIQQLVRKGRSPKVSKTKAPALQGSPMRRGVCTRVYTTTPKKPNSALRKVARVRLNGGIEVTAYIPGVGHNLQEHSIVLVRGGRVKDLPGVRYKIVRGALDTQGVKNRKQARSRYGAKMEKK
- a CDS encoding IclR family transcriptional regulator domain-containing protein, which translates into the protein MSETSAASGQHVQSLARGLSVIRSFDADHVSMTLSEVSRRTGLTRATARRFLLTLVDLGYMRTDGRNFELTAQVLGLGYSYLSGQTLPQLAQPLLEDLSRTISESTSASILDGQDIVYVARIHTRRLMRVGIAVGTRFPAYATSMGRVLLAGLPDAELEQYLAQVQPRPLTERTLTSVTDLREEITRVREAGWAVVDQELEAGLRSVAVPVRGPGGDVIAAINTSMQASLGTGGSTLEEAVAEVLPHLQQTAAKITAALVAGS
- a CDS encoding 3-oxoacid CoA-transferase subunit B, encoding MNFSIEGTRAEGTRAEGTAGGTETGDRLDKFQLAELVARDIAPGSYVNLGIGQPTLVSNYLMPEQKITLHTENGMLGMGPQAQGSQIDGDLINAGKIPVTELPGAAYFHHADSFAIMRGGHLDVCVLGAFQVSASGDLANWHTGAADAIPAVGGAMDLATGAKDVYVMMSLFTREGLSKLVRQCTYPLTGVGCVTRVYTNEAVFLLKEDGVHVRETHGISFEELAAVMDVPLIRDPAGT
- a CDS encoding 3-oxoacid CoA-transferase subunit A, encoding MLNIVQDVDEAVASITDGATVMIGGFGKAGQPVELIEALLRQGASDLTVVNNNAGNGEHGLAALIGAGRVKKIICSFPRQSDSQIFDAKFRAGEIELELVPQGNLAERIRAAGAGIGGFFTPTGYGTMLAEGKETRIIDGRGYVFESPLSADFALVKALRADRAGNLVYRKTARNFGPVMAAAATNAIVQVRDVVDPGDLDPEHVVTPGIYVNTLVRVAEEKEPAAA